The stretch of DNA AAACCTAACGTAATCACTAAAACTAATCTGAAATTTAGAGGATTTTTGTGAACTAGAACATAATGGGAATTGTGTGGGAAAAAAGTGTGTGAGATtagcaccccttatataggaaataagggagtaaaatttgtagaggaatccaaaatggcatcctaagcacactcttaattctCCTTCAATTCTTGTGTAATCGCCAAGAGGAATCTCATGCAAATCCTTAATGCCTCTTTAATCACCCGATTAAATGTGATAATTAGCACCTTAAGACCTTCCAAAGAGCATCCTAAGTTGAGCATCCTAAGTAGCATTTGTGGACTTTgcattttgggcttgactttcaCTTGGCTTTGTTTTGCATTTCTTCATTTTAATCCATAACTTTTACCATACAAATCCATGCAACATCTCTTGGTTGGTCCATCACGCTCTTCTATTTAGTCTTGCTTCTAGTGTTTGCAAAATATATAGAATTATGCTCCTAAAAGCTCAAATACCTACAAAATATGACAAACCATGCAAATACAACTAGAATGCAATATTAGCTCAATAACACTAAGATTAGTGCAAATTagcatgtaaaatagagctaaaatatggggttagagtgtatataaaatggacttatcaacgATTAACCTCTGGATTTGAAATCACTACTTATATACCCGGTATTGGCCATAATTTACAAGAACATTCTGTAGTCTTAGTAAGAGGGGGAAGGGTTAAGGATTTACCCGGTGTGAGATATCATATTGTTCGAGGAACCTTAAATGCTGTTGGAGTAAAGGATCATCAACAAGGGCGTTCTAGTGCATTGTAGATTCTTATCCAAGACTTGTATCATTTGATAATGCCATGTGAATTGCTAGAAACACGTGCCTTATCCCATATCGATAGAATAAAGATGGACCCTaaaagtaaatccgtgagggcttggcccaaagcggacaatatcgtactattatggacagtggacaCAGATACAACAGAGGCCCAACACggtgatattcacgcttccgcacaccAACGGGTTAAATgctatatcaattttattaaaaaGTAATAATTCTGCTGTTAATTATGAACACAAATACTGTATATTACTGTCGCACGAGgaaaaaaacaagaaaataaTATAATGTGGCGAAAAatcttaattacatttaaaataaaAGGGAAGTAGATGAATTATGGTTTAGAGGTATTGGAAGAGATGGAGCTTGTGGAAATACTCAAGCTCAGTAATCTGTCAAACTCATCATTACACGTATTgatgagctatcacttgacagGCTGTACTTGATAGGCTGTATAGTTAGTTAGAGCAAGTTGACTTTGTATATATATACTTGTGCATATCTTACTTCATAACTTAACTGATTGTAAGACAAACACAAATATACTCAATaaacttttcttttatttacctcTGGTGTTCATACATGCTTAAGATGTTCATCAATGGAGGTTAGGTCAAGTTTGACATGGTATCAGACGTTCAGGTTATGATCATCTGTTTCTTAATTACTTCCGCTACTTTCAATTACTGCGTAATTCAATCGCTTTCTTGCTTCAATTCTGCATAATTCCGTCGAATTTCAGAGTTATTCATCTGCATACTTCCGTCGAAGTTCAGATTTCATTGATTTCTTCGTCATTTTTCAATCGCATTTTCATTTTTCTTGCGTAATTTCTTGATTTTTATTCACTCAACATGTCTACTCAAGATTCTGGTGTTAATACTGTTGAGACTTCTTCACCTTATGCTTTTTATGATGATCCTCTTTATGTTTCCAACTATGATCAACCTACAAATGGACTTGTTGATGTGTTGTTTGATGGTCGTGATTTCATGAACTGGAAACGTGAGGTTATGCTCGCATTAATGGCGAAAAATAAGAAGGGGTTTATCACTGGAACTTGTAACATGCTTGATAAAACTGATAAAAAATACTATCAGTGGCTTCGTTGTGATCAATTTGTTAGGAAATGGATCTTATATTCTCTTGACAGAAGCATTCGTGATAATGTTTCATACTGTCATTCTGCCATTCAGCTTTGGGGCGAGTTAATTGAGCGATATGGTCAGATTAATAGCTTAGAACTGTACCAATTAAAGAAGGATTTAGGTTCTATTTCTCAGGATAATGCTCTTGTTATTGAGTACTACAGTAtattgaaaaggacatgggagtAAATTGATTCCATTGATCCAATTCCCCAATGTACTTGTGGTGTGTTGAATTCCTGTTCTTGCTTGTTCCTAAAGCGTCTAGTTGACAGGGAGGTACAGTCTAAGATGATACAATTGCTCATGGGTCTAAACCCTAGTTATGAGACTGTTAAGAGCTACATATTGACCATGAAGCCAATGCCTACCATTAATAGAGCCTTAGGCTTGCTGCAAAAGGCAGAAAAGCAGAAAAAAATTAGTGATTCCTTGGAGACCATGGGTGAGGCTACTGCTTATGCAAGCATAAAACAGTCTCCCTCTCTGCCAGAACCTTATTCTAAGAAACCCAAGCTAGATGATGAGGGTAAGCCAATCAAACAATGTACTCACTGCACCAAGAAAGGCCATGATGTCACAGAATGTTACAAACTCCAGACTTGTCCTTTGTGCAATGTTTTTGATCATGTTGAGTTTTAATGCTACTTAGCCAAGGGTCTTACCAAAGGGAGCACGGTCTAGCTATGGTAGGGGAAGAGGCAGAGGTCGTTCAAACAGTTACCACATACAGGAAAGGTAACAATATCTACAAGAGACCAGTTACCAATAATGCTGATGCTATAAGGACAAGGTATGATGATTATGAAGACATGACACCttttgatgatgatcaacaaGGGTATTAGAGTACAACATCTGTCCACAACCAACATTATGCAGATGATGCTTCTTCTTCTGCTCCAGACATGATCTCAGGCCTGGTTGACAAAGTTGTGCACAAGGTGATACAAGCATTATCTGATGGCAATGCACAGTCTAATGCTGCTTTTACCATTCCTTCCACCAGCTTTGCAGGTATATCTTCATCTTCTGGTTCAGTATTTCAACCTGGCAAAGCACATACTAATACCTGGATAGTAGATTCAGGTGGTTCAGATCACATGACTTCTTGTGTCTCATTAGTACATGATATTGTTCACCTGTCTCACCCTATACTGGTTGGCCTTCCTGATGGTAGTACTAAACTAGTTCACAGAACAGGAACAATATATCTGACTGATAATATCACCTTATATAATGTCTTGATTATACCAGAATTTAAAGAGAACCTTTTATCTGTAGGAAGATTGCTAGAATATTCTGGCCTGAAACTCATTTTCTTTGCTCATGAGTGTTGGTTTTTGGACCATTTAAGTAGGTTGATTGTGGCAAAGGCAAAGAAGCATGGCAATCTCTACTTAATAAAGGGTCAATTGCAGAATAGAAGAGGAAGTAGCCACTGCAATTGTTTTACTTCTGCAAATAATGTAGTAAATGACACTGTTGTTGATGTAACATGTCATCTTTCAAACAGTTGTACTCAATTTTTTGATGTAAAGTTGCTGAATCAGAGGTTAGGACATAGTTCTTTTGATAAGCTGAAACATTTGCCAGGTTATCATATGCATAATGATGGCAGGTTCACATGTCATGTCTGTATGTTGGCTAAACATCATAAGCTACCTTTTGCTAATAGTAATTCACATGCTAAAACATGTTTTGAATGGATTCATCTTGATGTATGGGGTCCTTATAGAGTCAGGGCACTATCTGGTGCAAAATCGTTTTTGACCATTGTTGATGACTATACTAGGACAACTTGGACTTTCATGATACAGTCCAAGGAACAAGTTCCTCATCTTATTAAAATTTTTTTTGCATATTGAGAACAAATTTGATGCTAAGGTCAAGATCATAAGGACAAACAATGGCACAGAGTTTGTACAAGGTCCTTGTAAAGGCATGTTCAATAAAAGGGGTATCATTCATCAAACATCCACTGTAGCTAGAACTCAACAAAATGGGTGTGTTGAGAGAAAACATAGGCACTTAATTGAGACCACAAGGGCTCTGAGGTTACAAGAAAACTTACCCTTGAAATTCTGAGGAGAGTGTCTACTAGCTGCAACCTACTTAATAAACAAGATGCCTACTCCTATATTACAGTGGAAAACCCCATTTGAAATGCTTTTCAATGAGAAACccaaatatgaagaattgagggTTATTGGGTCCTTGTGTTTTGCCTCTATGCCTATCACACATAGAGATAAGCTTGCCAAAAGAGCAAGGAGATGCATCCTCATTGGCTATCCCTTTGGGCAGAAAGGGTACAAGCTATATGATTTGGAAACTCACACATGTTTCACCAGCAGGGATGTAGTTTTTCAGGAAGGAGTATTTCCTTATGTCTAAGGAAATAACAATACACCCTCTGTTGTTCAACATGTTGCAGACAACAATCAGTTCTATTATATGAATATATACAAAAAAATACACAGCCAAGTGAAAATAATACTACTCAAATAATACAAAATAATCCCACTGATCCATCAAACAATGACATCAATAACTCAGATAATAATATTTCATCTGAAAATACACACAATATCGAcattaacaacaataatactgtTAATACTACTCCATCTGAGAACACAACAATGAGTCTAAGGACTACTTCAGGTCCAACTTCTGAGACTACAGCTCCTGTTCAGAGAAGATCATAAAGAGACAAACAAATGtctttgataagtgcatattttatacattttaaccccttatattagtttgattttacatatcatttagcacttatcaaagtgtttctagagctaatattgtgtttctagtgcaattgtcAAAGTATaatatttacataatttgcatgtgtgacccaaaTACttttatatcaacctaatttaacattttacaaatactttttatgcatgactCCTTTCATTTCCTAGACAAAAGAAATTACTttaacatggtggaaatgtaaactaaactaatgacaaatgaaatgataaacataatagaaatgtaaatagaaattaccttgtaatatggaaatgaaatagaaatggaagaacaatgcttgtaatgaaataacttgaaatgaaaCTTGAGAATataacttgtaatataaataggaaatgtaaataacataaagtaaatctaaactaaactaaactaaaagctaacctaaactaactactaaatttagagagaatttctatGTAAAAAGTGTGTAAAAGATCGTGTGTCAAAAGGGTGTGTGATTAGCActccttatataggaaataagagaGTAAAATTTGTAGAAgaatccaaaatggcatcctaagcacactcttaattttctcttcaattcttggttTAATGCCAAAAGGAATCTCATGCAAATCCTTAATGCCTCTTTAATCACatggttaaatgtgatattagcatcaaaaGCTTCACTAAGCATCCAAAGTTTACACCTTAATTGGACTTCaaatcttgggcttgactttACATAAGACCTTATTTTGTATTTCTCAAATTAATCCATCACTTTATCCATGCAAGTCCATGCACATCTTCCATGTTGGCCCATCATCTCTTCTTTAGCTTAGCTCATGCTTCTAGTATTTGTACTTGAGTAGAATTGAGCTtattttagctcattttcctacaaaacataagaaaacatacaaatggaactagaaagcaaatattagctcataaacactaaaggtagtgcataatacatataaaatggagctaatataagGGGTAAAAGTATGTAtattatgcacttatcaaactcccccaagctaaacccttgcttgtcctcaagcaagaaaccatatcccatcaaatGTAATACcctaaaacaagctaagcataatgatttaaaaacccgggTCAAGCTAAGCTAATcatatttattatgcatgatacccgtcgttgtgagtaccaaagataaaatttataatctcctattaagactaacctaggctagtggtaacagggtcgaaccacaaggaggcagatgtaaattttagttgttttaagttcagtctgaggtaactatcgtgggggttgaattgaattggtctacagctaaaagtgaacaaagataataaactaaataaacgatttaaacagataaaagaagggtactaggatggtcggttcattatagcttcggcggcagcaaactaagtcggtctgaatcaaacacaggtaaggcgggagataaagagaTCCTCTCGGtttactcttaacaaatagcatctttcgatctcgctataggtccctaatgtcactaatactaactttcgtcctgaaaagtgactaacggtctaaactatacctatctttcgatcttagcacagtttagtcgatttaattgatggtcaaataactttccctatctttcgatctaatgggtcggtcacaaaataggtatctaactggtcgcatgcattcgattcgttaaacacaagattaaattcaattaaaacgaaggaaaaccctacgaggtcagtcgatcgaccaacacgcgagacagtccgtgtaaaatctattgccgcctatgccataaatcgcctacatcctagcactaaagaattagctactcatgatgaaagtgataacaacaataaaactaataacgattactgaattcatgcttaaagtaaataacaaacagcgataatacgataattggctttcgggatactaactagcaaatctatactaatgatgaaaataaaacaataaactggaattagggcagaaggaataccgagatttcagaggaaagattaagaacaagaacagaattccaatgctaaaacgatgatccaaaccctaattactcgaatgaataaaactgaaagttactgtgTGAAACTTAGAAAAAAACTTGGATGataaactgaatgttttatgttacgttatatagcaaaaaacgtaacatcttatttcctaaacctagcatcatgggcttgcgctttctcggtcttctaattctcgtctggaatagcaatctggtcgatcgactgataaggtggtcgatcgatcgctctccTCGAAACAAAGAGCttcggaacccgaacattggtcgatcgactgagggtgatggtcgatcgactaatggagctgctactcgacttcttgaaactcgtggacttgtcttttgggccttggattgcgcaccaagctcgttccttaagtgattcctttacgtcatttgcaatgcagtttactcggggatggatttggcttgatttcccgttgaattcttcacatttctgcaataatgtacaaaatacggaagtagacggaaatagggagaaatgtagcacaaactacaaaatgagctctgaaatgcgtgtaaaatgggatgtaaaacatcatataaataacacgcatcaaacttccccaaaccaaacccttgcttgtccccaagcaagaactagactcgatctaatgacctaatggaacgagttcaatctcagagcgaaatgcaaactgttaagcctaaaccaattttgtaatactccgtatttatagtcttgggggtactctatcgagtaggccttactctgtcgagtaagggtaagtggcgaagcaaaatagtttctgacctgttgggcactcgatcgagtagctggggtactcgatcgagtaagggggtactcgatcgagtaccttgggtactcgatcgagtgtccggttttacgggggagttttctcgggttttgttaattacgcgattaaggtatttaaacatattcgtcattgttttaaatcactttttacaaaacctaaaacctgtttaagagagaaagcaactagttcttcttcctaatcgcattcttgacaattcccggagttcagacggtcagttcttgtcgtagttcgtatcgttgagttccttgcgtcaagggtaagcttttaatataatttctataatgttttgttaagattggtgaaaccctaatttaggaattgggggtttttatgagtagtatttgaatggtagcatctatgtgttgtatgataggaggagaattcgtagaggagccattttgatacagctgtagataccgtctgcgtgttgtgctttccggtaggatttcctactcgcattagtcccataatgggatattggtgatgtctttgtagttagttgtttgatctcgatgattgtgattgtgattgtgattgtgattggtcatcgtggctctcgagatgcgttctcggccgagtggggtcacttgcgggagtgacttcacgccctagtttcgcccttcgtggaacccgccacggaaggggatgtgcacattaatgggacggggttatcgctcgtacgatgagcggggcttaggtgggaacggcggtcccccatcggcgggctggtccaaaggacggtcggtattgagatgatgggattggtggtgtgtgtgtgtgtgtgtgacggttcaaaTTGTCTGTCATGCCTTTATTACTTATTATCtatgttgattgtgtgattagtactgaccccggtgttgttttgtaaacctgcggtgatccattcggggatggtgagcgatattgaacagtatagagatgagtactgggatagctgggatggccacgacatgacgatagagtcttccgctgtagcttagcatttatttatatttcattgAGAGAATGATAGTTTGAGAatcttgtatcgtactttggtttggttttgaggattgtatttatccattaaactatttataatagatgttgtttctgttttgtctatttgattatcatacctcgggcgaccgagatggtgatgtcttcatacctgagtggtcctggtaaggcacttggagtatgggggtgttacaaatggtatcagagcgacgatcctgaaacctgtaaccaatgaacttaatgaacatagggagtcaattaaaatgaacccggggtaaaagttgtaggagctagtgcaaaggcttgggagacgtcctaaagtcgcgggggtcaccctacaactttgaaccggtcacatgggaaagtgCTTGTCGagtcatatgtgtacttggttaacttgttaacaatgtgatgaagtgtgtgattgttggatgttggaggAGAAGTTGAGagtgtgaaagaaaagtaatatatgtgtagacttgatgttggaataacatgttggatgtttacaatgtggctctaatagcatgatgaattgatcttgttgatagcaGAATAGAcgcgtagcatatttattatgatatcatgtggttttataaagtttagcatgttagtgtatgacgtaacatgcgggtagctcttacgtattagtgatactcgatcgagtggggctgactcgatcgggtgggtttttggcgattttgagtccagaatcgcgttttggggcactcgatcgagtaactaggggtactcgatcgattagggggtcactcgatcgagtagcctagatactcgatcgagtgggttagagatcagaaggtctgtttggttctggagtttgggtactcgatcgagtacatgggggcactcgatcgagtagcccgttactcgatcgagtgggtttggatactcgatcgagtaggttctgggcagcgtgttttcgtgttttgaagtttagtacgtatgttcatatctaccctttcttatatatgtatagtttcaagatgccgccaaagagaaatgctttgtacgcgagagcagagcttatgaccatggatgacatcgtaaagatgttagaacaccaagatgctcttactaagaccctaaagaaagtgaat from Silene latifolia isolate original U9 population chromosome 10, ASM4854445v1, whole genome shotgun sequence encodes:
- the LOC141607125 gene encoding uncharacterized protein LOC141607125 translates to MSTQDSGVNTVETSSPYAFYDDPLYVSNYDQPTNGLVDVLFDGRDFMNWKREVMLALMAKNKKGFITGTCNMLDKTDKKYYQWLRCDQFVRKWILYSLDRSIRDNVSYCHSAIQLWGELIERYGQINSLELYQLKKDLGSISQDNALVIEYYSILKRTWE
- the LOC141607127 gene encoding uncharacterized protein LOC141607127, which gives rise to MIQLLMGLNPSYETVKSYILTMKPMPTINRALGLLQKAEKQKKISDSLETMGEATAYASIKQSPSLPEPYSKKPKLDDEDDASSSAPDMISGLVDKVVHKVIQALSDGNAQSNAAFTIPSTSFAGISSSSGSVFQPGKAHTNTWIVDSGGSDHMTSCVSLVHDIVHLSHPILVGLPDGSTKLVHRTGTIYLTDNITLYNVLIIPEFKENLLSVGRLLEYSGLKLIFFAHECWFLDHLSRLIVAKAKKHGNLYLIKGQLQNRRGSSHCNCFTSANNVVNDTVVDVTCHLSNSCTQFFDVKLLNQRLGHSSFDKLKHLPGYHMHNDGRFTCHVCMLAKHHKLPFANSNSHAKTCFEWIHLDVWGPYRVRALSGAKSFLTIVDDYTRTTWTFMIQSKEQVSDVLQEHEPTDFSEAQKDERWVLAMDKELQALEANKTWEITELPASKKAIGSKWVYMIKHRSDVAKFATVRALLAIATVRNWPLHQLDINSAFLHVYIDEEVYMRPPLGYTKATNGEVCKLKRTLYGLKQANDLIITGDNENEIKEIKTSPDKAFSIKDLGLMRGLKLSTDQGEHIPDPERYRRLIGRLLYLNLTRPDISYSVQHLSQFLTQPRILHLQSALHVGQCAFSCRSLSGYCVLLGNSLISWKTKKQKTVSKSYAEAEYRCMSYTASEIVWMKMLLKDLNVHVPTHIQLYCDNKAAEHIALNPVFHERTKHLDIDCHYVRERIQEGLIATKHVKSSLQLADLMTKSLGGQQHAYLSERLGQKLLTYSSLKGDCGNAQAQ